The following coding sequences lie in one Amycolatopsis cihanbeyliensis genomic window:
- a CDS encoding SDR family oxidoreductase, translated as MTASDGVRLAVRTSGPAGAPVVVCVHGYPDNGSMWDGVVAELADRFRVVVYDVRGAGESDKPKRRAAYRLDQLADDLAMVVAEAAPARPDGAGAGAVHLVAHDWGSIQAWHAVTGEWLRGRVASYTSMSGPCLDYAGAWFRAQLRPRPRALRNAVGQFLHSGYIGFFQLPLIPELAWRLGLARRVIAALEPDEPNPLTSDGVRGIQLYRANMLPRMSRPRPRTTDIPVQVLAPTGDRYVSTPLQTEIQRWVPDLRVRHLNGGHWIARSKPAVVARAAAELIDSVEGGTETRTLRRIRVVDGGNKHRFPDRLVVVTGAGSGIGRATALAFAEQGADVVLTDVNAEAVAETAKRARSFGAIAADYTVDSADGEQMRAFAARVRAEHGVPDIVVNNAGIGVSGSFLDTSEEDWRRVVDVNLWGVIHGCRAFAEQMVDRAEGGHIVNVASAAAYLPSRIMSAYAATKSAVLTLSECLRAELAGQRIGVSVICPGIVRTGITGTTRFTGVDEAEQQRRQATATRLYARRGFGPEKVARDILRAVERNTALAPSTPEAKVALVLSRLTPGLLRAAAKFDPTPK; from the coding sequence GTGACGGCGAGTGATGGCGTCCGCCTCGCGGTGCGGACCAGCGGGCCGGCGGGCGCGCCCGTGGTGGTCTGCGTGCACGGCTACCCGGACAACGGCTCGATGTGGGACGGCGTGGTCGCCGAGCTCGCCGACCGGTTCCGGGTCGTGGTCTACGACGTGCGCGGCGCGGGCGAGTCGGACAAGCCGAAGCGGCGCGCCGCCTACCGGCTCGACCAGCTTGCCGACGACCTGGCCATGGTGGTGGCCGAGGCCGCCCCGGCGCGGCCGGACGGGGCCGGTGCTGGCGCGGTCCATCTCGTGGCGCATGACTGGGGCTCGATCCAGGCCTGGCACGCGGTCACCGGGGAGTGGCTACGTGGCAGGGTCGCCTCGTACACCTCGATGTCCGGGCCCTGCCTGGACTACGCCGGAGCCTGGTTCCGCGCCCAGCTCCGCCCGCGCCCGCGCGCGTTGCGCAACGCGGTCGGCCAGTTCCTGCACTCCGGCTATATCGGCTTCTTCCAGTTGCCGCTGATCCCGGAGCTCGCCTGGCGTCTCGGCCTGGCCCGCCGGGTGATCGCCGCGCTGGAGCCGGACGAGCCGAACCCGCTGACCTCGGACGGGGTGCGCGGGATCCAGCTCTACCGCGCGAACATGCTGCCCCGGATGAGCAGGCCGCGCCCGCGCACCACCGACATTCCCGTGCAGGTACTCGCGCCCACCGGCGACCGGTACGTCAGCACCCCGTTGCAGACCGAGATCCAGCGCTGGGTGCCGGACCTGCGGGTGCGCCACCTCAATGGCGGGCACTGGATCGCCAGGTCGAAGCCCGCCGTGGTGGCCCGCGCCGCGGCCGAGCTGATCGACTCCGTCGAGGGTGGCACGGAAACCCGTACCCTGCGCCGTATCCGGGTGGTGGACGGGGGAAACAAGCACCGCTTCCCCGACCGGCTGGTGGTGGTCACCGGTGCGGGCAGTGGCATCGGCAGGGCCACCGCGCTGGCCTTCGCCGAGCAGGGGGCGGATGTGGTGCTCACCGATGTCAACGCCGAGGCCGTCGCCGAGACCGCGAAGCGGGCACGCAGCTTCGGCGCCATCGCGGCTGATTACACAGTGGACTCCGCGGACGGCGAGCAGATGCGTGCCTTCGCCGCGCGGGTGCGTGCCGAGCACGGCGTGCCGGACATCGTGGTGAACAACGCCGGCATCGGCGTCTCGGGGTCCTTCCTCGACACCTCCGAGGAGGACTGGCGACGGGTCGTGGACGTCAACCTGTGGGGCGTCATCCACGGCTGCCGGGCCTTCGCCGAGCAGATGGTGGACCGTGCCGAGGGCGGGCACATCGTGAATGTCGCCTCGGCCGCCGCCTACCTGCCCTCCCGCATCATGTCGGCCTACGCCGCGACCAAATCCGCGGTGCTCACCCTGAGCGAGTGCCTGCGGGCCGAGCTGGCCGGGCAGCGCATCGGGGTGAGCGTGATCTGCCCGGGGATCGTGCGCACCGGGATCACCGGAACCACCCGGTTCACCGGCGTGGACGAGGCCGAGCAGCAGCGGCGGCAGGCCACGGCGACCAGACTCTACGCCCGGCGCGGGTTCGGCCCCGAGAAGGTGGCAAGGGACATTCTCCGTGCGGTTGAGCGAAACACCGCGCTGGCACCGTCCACACCGGAGGCCAAGGTCGCGCTGGTGCTCTCCCGGCTGACCCCCGGGCTGCTGCGGGCGGCGGCCAAGTTCGACCCCACCCCGAAGTGA
- a CDS encoding ABC transporter ATP-binding protein, whose product MGGETTVVTARGLRKEYSGRAAVAGIDLDIRRGEVFALLGPNGAGKTTTVEILEGHRRRSGGEARVLGEDPGRAGGRWRARLGIVLQTATDAADLTVAETVRHYAGYYPDPRAPDEVLELVGLGRQAGSRIKALSGGQRRRLDVALGIIGRPELLFLDEPTTGFDPEARRQFWDLIRLLAADGTTILLTTHYLDEAEALAERVAVIAGGLIVAEGDPATLGGRNSAAATVSWSTAEGRRERQTTAPTALIRELSSGGGEIAGLEVRRPSLEDTYLELIGERR is encoded by the coding sequence ATGGGTGGAGAGACGACGGTGGTGACGGCCCGCGGCCTGCGCAAGGAGTACTCCGGGCGGGCGGCCGTGGCGGGCATCGACCTGGATATCCGGCGCGGCGAGGTGTTCGCCCTGCTCGGACCGAACGGCGCGGGTAAGACGACCACGGTGGAGATCCTGGAGGGACATCGCAGGCGCTCCGGCGGCGAGGCACGGGTACTCGGCGAGGACCCTGGCCGGGCGGGTGGCAGGTGGCGGGCACGGCTGGGGATCGTGCTACAGACCGCGACCGATGCCGCCGACCTGACGGTGGCCGAGACGGTGCGGCACTACGCGGGGTACTACCCGGACCCGCGGGCGCCGGATGAGGTGCTGGAGCTGGTCGGGCTCGGGCGGCAGGCGGGCAGCAGGATCAAGGCGCTCTCCGGCGGGCAACGCCGCAGGCTGGACGTGGCGCTGGGCATCATCGGCCGGCCGGAGCTGCTGTTCCTTGACGAGCCGACCACCGGGTTCGACCCGGAGGCGCGGCGGCAGTTCTGGGACCTGATCCGGCTGCTCGCCGCGGACGGAACCACCATCCTGCTCACCACGCACTATCTGGATGAGGCCGAGGCACTGGCCGAGCGGGTCGCGGTGATCGCGGGCGGGCTGATCGTCGCCGAGGGCGACCCGGCCACGCTCGGCGGGCGCAACTCCGCCGCCGCGACGGTGAGCTGGTCCACCGCCGAGGGCAGGCGGGAGCGGCAGACCACCGCCCCGACCGCGCTGATCAGGGAGCTCTCCTCCGGCGGTGGGGAGATCGCCGGGCTGGAGGTACGCAGGCCCAGCCTGGAGGACACCTACCTGGAACTGATCGGAGAGCGCCGATGA
- a CDS encoding ABC transporter permease — translation MTTTMRANPGALRIGLARGGIELRQFFRQREHAVFTFSLPAFLMVLLGTIFDETFPSGVTASQVFAASIIGAGIISTSFVSMGIGVALDREDGTLKRLRGTPMPATAYFLGKVILVGASSLAQLVFMLAIAIPLFDLRLPDTAADWLTLGWLFVLGTISCGLLGVAASGMARSVSGASAGMQLVYVGLQFTSGVFVPIGALPSIMVSVSSLFPVKWICQGFRSVFLPEHMAVREVAGQWELGTTALILGAWCVAGLLLCRLTFRWTNRAE, via the coding sequence ATGACGACCACCATGCGAGCGAATCCGGGCGCCCTGCGGATCGGGCTGGCCCGCGGCGGGATCGAGCTGCGCCAGTTCTTCCGGCAGCGGGAGCACGCGGTGTTCACCTTCTCGCTGCCCGCGTTCCTGATGGTGCTGCTGGGCACGATCTTCGACGAGACCTTCCCGAGCGGGGTGACCGCCAGCCAGGTGTTCGCCGCCAGCATCATCGGGGCCGGGATCATCTCGACCTCCTTCGTCAGCATGGGCATCGGGGTCGCGCTGGACCGGGAGGACGGCACGCTGAAGCGGCTGCGCGGCACCCCGATGCCTGCCACCGCGTACTTCCTCGGCAAGGTGATCCTGGTCGGCGCGTCCAGCCTGGCCCAGCTGGTGTTCATGCTGGCGATCGCGATACCGCTGTTCGACCTGCGGTTGCCGGACACCGCGGCGGACTGGCTGACCCTGGGCTGGCTGTTCGTGCTCGGCACGATCAGTTGCGGCCTGCTCGGCGTGGCCGCCAGCGGGATGGCCCGCTCGGTCAGCGGCGCCTCGGCCGGAATGCAGCTGGTCTACGTCGGGCTACAGTTCACCTCGGGTGTGTTCGTGCCGATCGGGGCGCTGCCGAGCATCATGGTCTCGGTGTCGTCGCTGTTCCCGGTCAAGTGGATCTGCCAGGGCTTCCGCTCGGTGTTCCTGCCGGAACACATGGCCGTTCGAGAGGTGGCAGGGCAATGGGAGCTCGGAACGACCGCGCTGATCCTGGGCGCCTGGTGCGTGGCGGGGCTGCTGCTGTGCAGGCTGACGTTCCGGTGGACCAACCGGGCGGAGTGA
- a CDS encoding sensor histidine kinase codes for MQADVPVDQPGGVSGPEQDAGHRWFWLWDAYFTVVLGTIVALTLYEEDIPVTGRFIAAGLLAAIGINYVAWGRRPILAEGPDRRLRLYLASQLALYLGSVLAGADDPMAMFVLGPMIFMCLRPKQAIPVFVVAMLVPTLLTLYGLDSVSAGVSMVTMMLAITLMGSVFGIYTDRLDRQSEERKRLIARLEDSQAEVSRLSHEAGSAAERERLAREIHDTLAQGFTSIVTLTQAAESEVDTNPSAARRHLELAGRTARENLAEARAMVTALAPPALGSSSLEEAIRRQAERAGEDSGLAVRCVVDGPLPKLPTATEVVLLRAAQESLANVLRHAGARTASVELSVVAGRVRLSVGDDGRGFDPAAPADGFGLRGMRARAEQVGGELTVHSGPDGGTRVNLEVPA; via the coding sequence GTGCAGGCTGACGTTCCGGTGGACCAACCGGGCGGAGTGAGCGGGCCGGAGCAGGACGCCGGGCACCGGTGGTTCTGGCTGTGGGACGCCTACTTCACGGTGGTGCTGGGCACGATCGTCGCGCTGACACTGTACGAAGAGGACATCCCAGTAACGGGGCGGTTCATCGCGGCCGGACTGCTGGCCGCCATCGGCATCAACTACGTCGCCTGGGGCAGGCGGCCCATCCTGGCCGAAGGGCCGGATCGGCGGCTGCGGCTGTACCTTGCGAGCCAGCTGGCGCTGTATCTCGGTTCCGTGCTGGCTGGGGCGGACGACCCGATGGCGATGTTCGTACTCGGCCCGATGATCTTCATGTGCCTGCGGCCGAAGCAGGCGATCCCGGTGTTCGTCGTCGCGATGCTGGTGCCGACCCTGCTGACGCTGTACGGGCTGGACTCGGTGTCCGCGGGCGTTTCGATGGTCACGATGATGCTGGCGATCACCCTGATGGGCTCGGTGTTCGGCATCTACACGGACCGGCTGGATCGGCAGAGCGAGGAGCGCAAGCGGCTGATCGCGCGGCTGGAGGACAGCCAGGCCGAGGTGTCCAGGCTGTCCCACGAGGCGGGTTCCGCCGCCGAGCGGGAGCGGCTGGCCAGGGAGATCCACGACACCCTGGCGCAGGGCTTCACCAGCATCGTCACCCTGACCCAGGCCGCGGAGTCCGAAGTGGACACAAATCCGTCCGCGGCGCGGCGGCATCTGGAGCTGGCGGGCCGGACGGCACGGGAGAACCTCGCCGAGGCGCGGGCGATGGTGACCGCGCTGGCGCCACCCGCGCTGGGTTCCTCCTCGCTGGAGGAGGCGATCCGGCGGCAGGCCGAGCGGGCGGGCGAGGATTCCGGCCTCGCCGTGCGCTGTGTCGTCGACGGTCCGCTGCCGAAGCTGCCGACCGCCACCGAGGTGGTGCTGCTGCGCGCGGCCCAGGAGTCGCTGGCCAACGTGCTGCGGCACGCGGGCGCGCGTACGGCATCGGTGGAACTCTCGGTCGTCGCCGGCCGCGTGCGGCTGAGCGTCGGCGACGACGGCCGCGGCTTCGACCCCGCCGCGCCCGCGGACGGCTTCGGGCTGCGCGGGATGCGGGCGCGGGCCGAGCAGGTGGGTGGCGAGCTGACGGTACACAGTGGACCGGATGGTGGGACGAGAGTGAACCTGGAGGTGCCGGCATGA
- a CDS encoding response regulator transcription factor encodes MIKVLLVDDHPVVREGLRGMLEAEDDLTVVGEAGSGAEAVALVPARCPEVVLMDLRMPGMDGVDATRRLRRDAPDARVVVLTTYETDADILRAVEAGASGYLLKDASRAELAGAIRAAARGETVLAPSVAGKLVNQVRAPAQPQLSAREIEVLRLVARGDTNADIGRELHISEATVKTHLLRVFGKLDVSDRTAAVTIAMRRGLLS; translated from the coding sequence ATGATCAAGGTGCTGCTGGTGGACGACCATCCGGTTGTCCGCGAGGGACTGCGCGGGATGCTGGAAGCCGAGGACGATCTCACCGTGGTCGGCGAGGCAGGGTCCGGCGCGGAGGCCGTCGCACTGGTCCCGGCCCGGTGCCCCGAGGTCGTGCTGATGGACCTGCGGATGCCCGGTATGGACGGGGTGGACGCCACCCGGCGGCTGCGGCGGGACGCCCCGGACGCGCGGGTGGTGGTGCTGACCACCTACGAGACGGACGCGGACATCCTGCGCGCCGTGGAGGCGGGCGCCTCGGGCTACCTGCTCAAGGACGCATCCCGCGCGGAACTGGCCGGGGCGATCCGGGCCGCGGCCCGGGGCGAGACCGTGCTCGCACCCTCGGTGGCCGGCAAGCTGGTCAACCAGGTCCGCGCTCCCGCCCAGCCGCAGCTGTCCGCGCGGGAGATCGAGGTACTCCGGCTGGTCGCCCGCGGCGACACCAACGCCGACATCGGGCGGGAACTGCACATCAGCGAGGCCACCGTGAAAACCCACCTGCTGCGCGTGTTCGGCAAGCTCGACGTCTCCGACCGCACCGCCGCCGTGACCATCGCCATGCGCCGCGGCCTGCTGAGCTGA
- a CDS encoding DUF397 domain-containing protein, whose protein sequence is MITDQRWRKSSYSNSQSACVELAVGQDSAMVRDTKDRERGHLTFQHSAFRAFLSEIRAGQHG, encoded by the coding sequence ATGATCACTGACCAGAGGTGGCGCAAGAGCAGCTACAGCAACTCGCAGAGCGCCTGTGTGGAACTCGCGGTCGGGCAGGACTCGGCCATGGTGCGAGACACCAAAGACAGGGAACGTGGACACCTGACCTTCCAACACTCGGCGTTCCGCGCGTTCCTCTCCGAGATACGGGCTGGCCAGCACGGCTAG
- a CDS encoding helix-turn-helix domain-containing protein: MAVGTTRGKRRLGRFVKPIRQRSGRKPDEVAKLAVCSRQTVQRLESGDALPSLGRLSAILGVIGATDEERAHAEQLWQVANADTTTIQHAENLSAKYRRFRMDEAEAVKERTLDTVIVPGLLQTPEYAAEIARGRKRLDRSTDWEKHAGDERRDRQALLLRDRNPLVLHALIHEAALHTVVGGPEVMAAQLDLLITMSELPHVTIQIVPLDHGAHGAMTGPWFLLSFPEDDEPDSAYAESVTGLDTVEKPEDVAGLSDIWEAIAATAPSPQRSAEIIESAKGRGNQA; the protein is encoded by the coding sequence ATGGCAGTAGGGACCACACGTGGCAAGCGCAGGTTGGGCAGGTTCGTCAAGCCGATCCGCCAGCGCTCGGGGCGCAAGCCCGATGAGGTGGCCAAGCTCGCGGTCTGCTCCCGCCAGACCGTCCAGCGCCTGGAGTCCGGCGACGCGCTGCCGAGCCTCGGCCGCCTGTCGGCCATCCTCGGCGTCATCGGGGCGACCGACGAGGAACGGGCACACGCCGAGCAGCTCTGGCAGGTCGCCAACGCTGACACCACCACCATCCAGCACGCCGAGAACCTCAGCGCGAAGTACCGGCGGTTCCGGATGGACGAGGCCGAGGCGGTCAAGGAACGGACGCTGGATACCGTGATCGTGCCCGGCCTGCTCCAGACACCCGAGTACGCGGCCGAGATCGCGCGCGGCCGCAAGCGACTCGACCGGTCAACGGACTGGGAGAAGCACGCGGGTGACGAGCGCCGGGACCGGCAGGCCCTGCTCCTGCGCGACCGGAACCCGCTGGTGCTGCACGCGCTCATCCACGAGGCCGCCCTGCACACGGTCGTCGGCGGGCCAGAGGTCATGGCCGCGCAACTCGACCTCCTGATCACGATGAGCGAGTTGCCGCACGTCACCATCCAGATCGTTCCGCTCGACCACGGCGCGCACGGCGCCATGACCGGGCCGTGGTTCCTGCTCAGCTTCCCCGAGGACGACGAACCGGATTCCGCCTACGCTGAGAGCGTCACCGGGCTCGACACTGTGGAGAAGCCCGAAGACGTGGCTGGTCTCTCCGACATCTGGGAAGCGATAGCCGCCACCGCGCCATCGCCCCAGCGGTCGGCGGAGATCATCGAGAGTGCAAAGGGAAGAGGTAACCAGGCATGA
- a CDS encoding DUF3558 domain-containing protein, with protein MRRGVLLLAAGVLSLAGCSAAERGAPEPVPTSSGVPSTKGSSPSPSAAGGAVPKVNDPLDLSRYQDNPCALLTDAQVTRFLGEPIEGTPKLDGPTGDGCTWSVRGGVGGGIFLDLPTISDTGLAGIYRQRGTSYQFFREMPNVEGYPAVAYGHADETDQGECAVAVGTSDDRTVELTAVLSERTVGKKDPCQAAHDTAVEVVQNIKGGR; from the coding sequence GTGCGTCGTGGCGTGCTTCTTCTTGCTGCCGGTGTGTTGTCGCTCGCTGGCTGCTCGGCCGCCGAGCGCGGTGCCCCTGAACCGGTGCCCACGTCGAGCGGTGTCCCCTCGACTAAAGGTTCGTCACCGAGCCCCAGCGCGGCTGGTGGTGCAGTTCCCAAAGTGAACGATCCACTCGATCTTTCTCGCTATCAGGACAACCCATGCGCGCTGCTCACCGACGCCCAAGTGACACGGTTTCTCGGCGAACCGATTGAGGGAACGCCGAAACTTGACGGTCCAACAGGCGACGGTTGCACGTGGAGCGTTCGCGGTGGCGTCGGCGGAGGCATTTTCCTCGACTTACCGACGATCAGCGACACAGGTTTGGCAGGTATTTATCGTCAGCGTGGGACCTCTTACCAGTTCTTCCGGGAGATGCCGAACGTCGAGGGGTACCCGGCGGTGGCGTATGGGCACGCCGACGAGACAGACCAGGGCGAATGTGCCGTTGCGGTCGGAACTAGTGATGATCGAACAGTCGAACTCACAGCCGTGCTGTCTGAACGGACTGTAGGCAAGAAGGACCCTTGTCAGGCTGCGCATGACACGGCGGTGGAGGTTGTGCAGAACATCAAGGGGGGTCGGTGA
- a CDS encoding PPE domain-containing protein: MTAAQIYQEITGGEGTGKLSAAQEAAVRLRRRLEERADEVMSLGSLVQEGWQGEAGAAAANAAAPLARAAMQDAEHLSAADSGAHDQIGAFDRARSRVVPVPPQPPELTAQDIVEGLSTGDFGAHQRRLAEYNTNSQTNIAAFSAYHQASMATGQTYPTAYTPMADPGGSIGLADGGTGGTDSEINGPQRSSGPVIGGSAPLPPGTPPSGERDAGTVQSPPPEPGGAQPQPVQSTATRHETCTPSWTSPTTASGNSTPPTDRATAPASKPEHHCPTSTSTPAGSDWS, translated from the coding sequence ATGACTGCCGCTCAGATCTATCAGGAGATCACGGGTGGTGAGGGCACGGGCAAGCTGTCAGCCGCGCAAGAGGCCGCCGTTCGGTTGCGGCGTCGGCTGGAAGAACGCGCCGATGAGGTGATGTCGCTCGGAAGTCTGGTGCAGGAGGGGTGGCAGGGGGAGGCTGGTGCGGCCGCCGCGAACGCCGCTGCTCCGTTGGCCAGGGCTGCGATGCAGGATGCCGAGCATCTGTCGGCGGCGGACAGCGGTGCGCACGATCAGATCGGGGCATTCGATCGGGCGCGGAGCAGGGTGGTTCCGGTCCCGCCCCAGCCGCCGGAGCTGACGGCGCAGGACATTGTCGAAGGGCTGAGCACGGGGGATTTCGGGGCGCATCAGCGGCGGTTGGCCGAGTACAACACGAACAGCCAGACCAACATCGCCGCGTTCTCGGCATATCACCAGGCGAGCATGGCGACCGGGCAGACCTACCCGACCGCGTACACGCCGATGGCCGATCCGGGCGGATCGATCGGACTGGCCGACGGTGGAACCGGCGGCACGGACAGCGAGATCAATGGGCCGCAGCGGTCGTCGGGACCGGTGATCGGTGGCTCCGCGCCCCTGCCGCCCGGGACCCCGCCCTCTGGCGAGCGAGACGCCGGTACGGTGCAGTCCCCACCCCCGGAACCCGGCGGTGCGCAGCCGCAACCCGTGCAGTCCACAGCCACGAGGCACGAGACCTGCACACCATCCTGGACCAGCCCTACTACGGCATCGGGCAACTCCACACCGCCCACCGACCGCGCGACGGCACCCGCCAGCAAGCCCGAGCATCACTGTCCTACCTCGACATCGACGCCGGCCGGATCGGACTGGAGCTGA
- a CDS encoding serine hydrolase domain-containing protein, with the protein MLPSTEFALLRRIATEQSLGRAPSLVAGVVRDGELVWSGARGFVGDAAPDNDTQYRLGSITKSLVAALVMRLRDEGKLDLNDQVDKHLPGTSLGDRTIAQLLAHTGGLTSESPGSWWERSEGEGWGELAAGLTPEQLKHRAGRRFHYSNPGYGVLGEVVARLRGSSWLDALRTEILVPLGMSRTSPQPEGKHAEGWAVHPFADVLLPEPAPDAGAMAPAGQLWSTLDDLARWTAFVGGHTGEVLHPDTVAEMREVATVDDGDAWTAGYGLGFQLARVGGRRLAGHTGSMPGFLACTMTDPATGTGALFLANTTAGVTPMGTTVDLISIADEHEPKLPAPWRPSPVPAGLLALTGLWHWGPMPFHLRLLPGGWVNLAPVTGNGRASRFRPLDEAGDTWLGLDGYYAGETLRVARDAEGNPHHLDLATFIFTRTPYDPTAPIPGGVDEAGWRGR; encoded by the coding sequence ATGCTTCCTTCGACCGAGTTCGCCCTGCTCCGCCGGATCGCCACCGAACAGTCGCTGGGACGCGCGCCGTCCCTGGTCGCGGGCGTGGTACGGGACGGGGAGCTGGTCTGGTCCGGTGCCCGTGGGTTTGTCGGTGACGCGGCACCCGACAACGACACCCAGTACCGGCTGGGCTCGATCACCAAGTCACTGGTCGCCGCGCTCGTCATGCGGCTGCGCGACGAGGGGAAGCTGGACCTGAACGACCAGGTGGACAAGCACCTGCCCGGTACCAGTCTCGGTGATCGCACGATCGCCCAGCTGCTCGCGCACACCGGCGGGCTCACCTCCGAGTCGCCTGGCTCCTGGTGGGAACGCAGCGAGGGCGAGGGCTGGGGCGAGCTCGCGGCCGGGCTGACCCCGGAGCAGCTCAAGCACCGGGCGGGCAGGCGATTCCACTACTCCAACCCCGGCTACGGCGTGCTCGGCGAGGTGGTGGCCCGGCTGCGCGGCAGCAGCTGGCTGGACGCCCTGCGGACCGAGATCCTCGTTCCCCTCGGCATGTCCCGCACCAGCCCGCAGCCGGAAGGCAAGCATGCCGAGGGCTGGGCCGTGCATCCCTTCGCCGACGTGCTGCTGCCCGAGCCCGCCCCGGACGCCGGGGCGATGGCGCCCGCGGGCCAGCTGTGGTCGACACTCGACGACCTTGCCAGGTGGACGGCCTTCGTCGGCGGGCACACCGGCGAGGTGCTGCACCCGGACACCGTGGCCGAGATGCGCGAGGTCGCCACCGTGGACGACGGCGACGCCTGGACCGCGGGCTACGGCCTCGGTTTCCAGCTCGCCAGGGTCGGGGGCCGCAGGCTGGCCGGGCACACCGGCTCGATGCCGGGCTTCCTCGCCTGCACGATGACCGACCCGGCCACCGGCACCGGCGCGCTGTTCCTGGCGAACACCACCGCCGGGGTGACCCCGATGGGCACCACCGTCGACCTGATCAGCATCGCCGACGAGCACGAACCGAAGCTGCCCGCCCCGTGGCGACCGTCGCCGGTGCCCGCCGGGCTGCTCGCGCTGACCGGGCTGTGGCACTGGGGACCGATGCCCTTCCACCTGCGCCTGCTACCCGGCGGCTGGGTCAACCTGGCCCCGGTGACCGGGAACGGGCGGGCCTCCCGCTTCCGGCCGCTGGACGAGGCCGGGGACACCTGGCTCGGGCTGGACGGGTACTACGCGGGTGAGACGCTGCGGGTGGCGCGCGACGCCGAGGGCAACCCGCACCACCTGGACCTGGCCACCTTCATCTTCACCCGTACGCCCTACGACCCGACCGCCCCGATCCCCGGTGGCGTGGACGAGGCCGGCTGGCGCGGCCGGTGA